A window of the Thermus thermamylovorans genome harbors these coding sequences:
- a CDS encoding ABC transporter substrate-binding protein, translating to MKRREFLRKLGVGSLAALGMPYFAAAQARPVKLATLLPLTGPFAFAGNAGREGFVDGVEYVNEVLGGIGGRRLELIVEDTGYDVARGTAAFNRVITRERPDELLFVYGDSTGLSKALAPEIARLNLPYSATGYANELANPQNYPTMFLFGPIYNDMMEALLRQVRLQRPRARIAFVYSNTEFGRDPIPYGRERARALGMEVVHEEITPVTITDPTPFVLNLRRANPDFIIIHGYILTVEPLILRSAQEQGLRAQFMGTYFSAEPLLIQRAGPSADGFVVTYHHPYWYEALVPAVEEMRRFRVRKGRDISYRPTYYMGTLAMTLGLAEAMRRAAQAGRLTRAGVVEHLEKIGDYNAMGLVRDFNFVNHRLPQTRLFRASVRDGRFNAITDWLRLG from the coding sequence ATGAAACGCAGGGAGTTCTTAAGGAAGCTGGGCGTGGGTTCACTCGCAGCCTTGGGCATGCCCTATTTCGCCGCCGCCCAGGCACGGCCCGTCAAGCTGGCCACCCTCCTTCCCCTTACCGGGCCCTTCGCCTTCGCGGGGAACGCGGGGCGGGAGGGCTTCGTGGACGGGGTGGAGTACGTGAACGAGGTCCTGGGAGGGATCGGGGGCCGCAGGCTGGAGCTCATCGTGGAGGATACGGGCTACGACGTGGCCCGGGGCACCGCCGCCTTCAACCGTGTGATTACAAGGGAGCGGCCTGATGAACTTTTGTTCGTTTATGGGGACTCTACTGGTCTTTCCAAGGCTTTAGCCCCTGAAATCGCCCGCTTGAATTTGCCCTATTCTGCAACGGGATACGCCAATGAGTTGGCTAACCCTCAGAATTATCCTACGATGTTTCTTTTCGGCCCCATCTATAACGACATGATGGAGGCTCTCCTGCGGCAGGTGCGTCTGCAGAGGCCCAGGGCGCGCATTGCCTTCGTCTACTCCAACACCGAGTTCGGCCGCGACCCCATCCCCTACGGCCGGGAGCGGGCCCGGGCCCTGGGGATGGAGGTGGTACACGAAGAAATCACGCCTGTTACTATCACTGATCCTACCCCGTTCGTTCTCAACCTTCGACGGGCAAACCCTGATTTCATCATAATCCATGGATATATTCTCACTGTAGAGCCTCTCATTCTGCGCAGTGCTCAGGAGCAGGGTCTTAGGGCACAATTTATGGGCACCTATTTCTCTGCGGAGCCCCTGCTTATCCAGCGGGCGGGCCCATCGGCCGATGGTTTTGTTGTAACTTACCATCATCCTTACTGGTATGAGGCCTTGGTGCCTGCAGTAGAGGAGATGCGTCGTTTCCGCGTACGCAAAGGGCGCGACATTTCGTACCGCCCTACTTACTACATGGGGACTCTGGCAATGACATTGGGTTTGGCCGAGGCCATGCGCCGGGCGGCCCAGGCGGGCCGGCTCACCCGGGCCGGGGTGGTGGAGCACCTGGAGAAGATCGGAGACTACAACGCCATGGGCCTGGTGCGGGACTTCAACTTCGTGAACCACCGCCTGCCGCAGACCCGCCTCTTCCGGGCCAGCGTCCGCGATGGGCGCTTCAATGCCATTACTGACTGGCTGAGGCTTGGCTAG
- a CDS encoding crotonase/enoyl-CoA hydratase family protein: protein MEGKKVLTKQRGSVLIVALNRPEVRNAVDGETADMLYDAIEQFRVNDDLKVLVLTGAGGEAFCSGFDLKFAYAHGTSAQRRGDPERHGPMGITRVLDVDKPTIAAIRGYCVAGGLELACWCDFRICDESSRFGVLNRRWGVPLIDGGTQRLPRIVGLSNALYLIETGVVINAYEALRMGLVQEVVPVGQSLDRALQIAEHMASYPQVSLRNDRRATLIGTSVSLSEGLKLEAQIGQLSLESSELQEGLENYVRGKRPKPPQTYPQDP, encoded by the coding sequence ATGGAGGGAAAAAAGGTTCTGACCAAGCAGAGGGGATCAGTATTGATTGTCGCGCTCAACCGCCCAGAGGTTCGAAACGCCGTGGACGGTGAAACGGCCGATATGCTCTACGATGCAATAGAACAGTTCCGTGTTAATGATGATCTGAAGGTGCTTGTCCTTACGGGTGCGGGTGGAGAGGCTTTTTGTAGTGGATTTGACTTGAAGTTTGCTTATGCTCATGGTACCTCAGCACAGCGCAGAGGTGACCCGGAGCGGCATGGACCAATGGGGATTACTCGGGTTCTTGATGTGGATAAACCAACGATTGCGGCTATAAGGGGCTACTGCGTGGCAGGGGGGTTGGAGTTGGCGTGTTGGTGTGATTTCCGTATTTGCGACGAGTCGTCAAGGTTTGGCGTTCTGAACCGCCGATGGGGGGTTCCCTTAATCGATGGGGGGACTCAAAGGCTTCCGAGGATTGTCGGTTTGAGCAACGCCCTGTATCTGATCGAAACGGGAGTTGTCATCAACGCATATGAGGCTTTACGAATGGGCCTCGTCCAGGAAGTTGTTCCGGTTGGGCAAAGTCTTGATCGCGCTTTACAGATAGCTGAGCACATGGCCTCTTATCCTCAAGTTTCACTAAGGAATGATAGGCGAGCCACCTTGATTGGCACCTCGGTTTCTTTAAGCGAGGGACTGAAACTGGAAGCTCAGATAGGGCAACTTAGCCTCGAATCCTCGGAGCTACAAGAAGGCCTCGAAAACTATGTTCGTGGTAAGCGACCCAAGCCCCCACAAACGTATCCTCAGGACCCTTGA
- a CDS encoding NAD-dependent succinate-semialdehyde dehydrogenase, translated as MFQSLEFPKEALIGKGWRSLPRRFPVVSPATGEAVVEVADCGSEEAAEALEEAVAAQRAWSQATAYERAGVLRRWHDLILAHEEPLARLMALEMGKPLKEARGEVRYAAGFVEWYAEEAKRVYGETLPSQFPHKRILVRYEPVGPVYGITPWNFPAAMVTRKVAPALAAGNSFVLKPAEESPLTALYLARLFLEAGGPPGVFQVLPTSDPEALSRPFLEDERVRKLTFTGSTPVGLKLYGEAAKTLKRVSLELGGGAPVLVFADADLERAVAETVRAKFRNVGQSCVAANLILVEEPVAEAFAEAYAERVKALKVGDPLLEETDIGPLVNRAALEKVEGHVQDALARGASLVAGGEAKGLYFAPTVLLDVRPGSRIFREETFGPVAPIATFQNEEEAVARANALPSGLAAYLFTRNLSRAFRVAEALDYGIVGVNDGVPSTPQAPFGGVRRSGLGREGGRWGLEEYLEVKYISLGL; from the coding sequence ATGTTTCAGAGCCTGGAATTCCCCAAGGAGGCCCTGATCGGCAAGGGGTGGCGCTCCCTCCCCCGCCGCTTCCCTGTGGTCTCCCCGGCCACGGGGGAGGCGGTGGTGGAGGTGGCGGACTGCGGCTCGGAGGAGGCGGCGGAGGCCCTCGAGGAGGCGGTGGCTGCGCAGCGGGCCTGGTCCCAGGCCACGGCTTACGAGCGCGCCGGGGTGCTCCGGCGCTGGCACGACCTCATCCTGGCCCACGAGGAGCCCCTGGCCCGGCTCATGGCCCTGGAGATGGGCAAGCCCCTGAAGGAGGCCCGCGGGGAGGTGCGCTACGCCGCGGGGTTCGTGGAATGGTACGCGGAGGAGGCCAAGCGGGTCTACGGGGAAACCCTCCCCTCCCAGTTCCCCCACAAGCGCATCCTGGTGCGCTACGAACCCGTGGGCCCGGTCTACGGCATCACCCCCTGGAACTTCCCCGCGGCCATGGTGACCCGCAAGGTGGCCCCCGCCCTGGCCGCGGGCAACAGCTTTGTCCTCAAGCCCGCGGAGGAAAGCCCCCTCACCGCCCTTTACCTGGCCCGGCTCTTCCTGGAGGCGGGAGGGCCCCCGGGGGTCTTCCAGGTCCTGCCCACCTCCGACCCCGAGGCCCTTTCCCGGCCCTTCCTGGAGGACGAGCGGGTGCGCAAGCTGACCTTCACCGGGAGCACCCCCGTGGGGCTCAAGCTCTACGGGGAGGCGGCCAAGACCCTGAAGCGGGTTTCCCTGGAACTGGGGGGCGGGGCCCCGGTGCTGGTCTTCGCCGACGCGGACCTGGAGCGGGCGGTGGCGGAGACCGTGCGGGCCAAGTTCCGCAACGTCGGGCAGTCCTGCGTGGCGGCCAACCTGATCCTGGTGGAGGAGCCCGTCGCCGAGGCCTTCGCCGAGGCCTACGCGGAAAGGGTCAAGGCCCTTAAGGTGGGGGACCCCCTTCTGGAGGAGACGGACATCGGCCCCCTGGTGAACCGGGCGGCCCTGGAGAAGGTGGAGGGGCACGTGCAGGACGCCCTGGCGCGGGGGGCCAGCCTGGTAGCAGGAGGGGAGGCCAAAGGGCTCTACTTCGCCCCCACGGTGCTTCTGGATGTCAGGCCGGGAAGCCGGATTTTCCGGGAGGAGACCTTCGGACCCGTGGCCCCCATCGCCACCTTCCAGAACGAAGAGGAAGCGGTCGCCCGGGCCAACGCCCTTCCTTCGGGGCTGGCGGCCTACCTCTTTACCCGGAATCTTTCCCGGGCCTTCCGGGTGGCGGAAGCTTTGGACTACGGGATCGTGGGGGTGAACGACGGGGTGCCCTCCACCCCCCAGGCGCCCTTCGGCGGGGTCAGGCGCTCGGGGCTGGGGCGGGAAGGGGGGCGGTGGGGCCTAGAGGAGTACCTGGAGGTGAAGTACATCTCCCTGGGGCTTTAA
- a CDS encoding ABC transporter substrate-binding protein → MRRWWLALGVALLGAGIATAQRVAIVHWQHHHEARTPLLRELIDRFQAQNPGVRIEFEPIPFEQYFDKLTVGLATGRGPDVFQIKMDWAEQFIWGGLVAPVPEGVLTLQQARSRFMAWTIRRLEYQGRLYGLPTDVQHLVLFINDDLAREAGLDPSRPPRTWEELVAQARRATKRDAAGNILQAGLDTRYRWAVYTALLYQYIPGSVIDPVNLRVNYTSPEGLQAWRIVEQLVRGPQAVDSPRFLTGQFKFEQNRAVFYINHPVTRGRLERMAPNLRYTVAPLPAPPGRSPITPGSHWAYVVNTRSPNADWAWRWITFITSEEAQVRWYQGTGELPAARNLAFTNHPAMVRTPADRVIFEALRNVRPTEYVGNADPVRNDLFDAIALTNTPLETLVQQAAQRELEVMRRALGR, encoded by the coding sequence ATGCGCCGATGGTGGTTGGCCTTAGGGGTGGCTTTACTGGGCGCAGGGATTGCTACGGCTCAGCGAGTAGCGATCGTGCACTGGCAACATCACCATGAAGCCCGTACCCCTCTTCTACGAGAGCTTATAGATCGTTTTCAGGCTCAGAATCCAGGAGTGCGCATAGAGTTTGAGCCAATTCCCTTCGAACAGTACTTTGACAAGCTCACAGTGGGTCTGGCTACAGGTCGTGGACCGGACGTTTTCCAGATCAAAATGGACTGGGCTGAGCAGTTTATTTGGGGAGGTTTGGTGGCCCCGGTGCCGGAAGGAGTTTTGACGCTGCAGCAGGCCCGGAGCCGGTTCATGGCCTGGACTATTCGTCGCCTGGAGTACCAGGGTAGGCTGTATGGTCTTCCCACGGATGTTCAGCATCTGGTGCTCTTCATCAACGATGACTTGGCCAGAGAAGCGGGTCTTGATCCCAGCAGGCCTCCTCGGACGTGGGAGGAATTGGTGGCCCAAGCCCGAAGGGCTACGAAAAGGGATGCGGCGGGGAACATCTTGCAGGCAGGTCTGGACACCCGCTACCGATGGGCTGTTTACACAGCTCTCCTTTACCAATACATTCCGGGTTCCGTCATAGACCCGGTAAACCTCCGTGTGAATTACACTTCTCCAGAAGGCCTGCAGGCTTGGCGCATTGTTGAGCAACTGGTGCGGGGTCCTCAAGCGGTGGATAGTCCTAGGTTTCTGACTGGTCAATTTAAGTTTGAGCAAAATCGAGCGGTTTTCTACATCAACCACCCTGTGACTAGAGGGCGTCTAGAGCGGATGGCTCCTAACCTGCGTTATACGGTCGCTCCCCTGCCCGCTCCTCCGGGAAGGAGCCCGATTACCCCAGGGAGCCACTGGGCCTATGTGGTCAATACCCGTTCCCCGAATGCGGATTGGGCTTGGCGCTGGATTACCTTTATCACCTCAGAAGAGGCGCAGGTGCGGTGGTACCAGGGAACCGGCGAACTGCCTGCCGCCAGAAACCTCGCCTTCACCAACCATCCGGCCATGGTTCGTACCCCCGCGGATCGGGTAATCTTTGAGGCCCTTAGGAATGTACGGCCCACAGAGTACGTGGGCAATGCCGATCCCGTGCGCAACGATCTCTTTGACGCTATTGCGCTGACCAACACGCCTTTGGAAACCCTGGTGCAGCAGGCTGCCCAGAGGGAGCTGGAGGTTATGCGCCGTGCTCTCGGACGCTAG
- a CDS encoding carbohydrate ABC transporter permease, with protein MSRYRRYLIFWGYAFLAPAFFLYLLVDLYPLLWAFKLSLERYSIFAPPQFVGLANYAKMLQDPLFWKSLQNTLFWTVVVVPAIILISLPLAIVLDAAWLRFKSLFRTIYFLPVVTSMVAAAFVWRWLFEPTFGVVNYFLGLLGLPRPGWLADPAWALPAVMVVGVWKQIGQAMVLFLAGLQTIPREYVEAAKIDGASTWQLFRHITLPLLNPTLVFVSVILVINAFRVFTIPYVMSSGGLQFRPPGGPLDATRVYVLHIYDLGFRQFDLGYASANAMVLLFLIVLVTLLQMRFLERRVQF; from the coding sequence ATGAGTCGCTACCGCCGCTATCTGATCTTTTGGGGCTACGCTTTCTTAGCCCCGGCCTTTTTCCTGTACCTGCTGGTGGACCTCTATCCTCTCCTTTGGGCGTTTAAGCTTTCCCTGGAGCGCTACAGTATTTTTGCCCCACCTCAGTTCGTAGGTTTGGCGAACTATGCCAAGATGCTTCAGGACCCCCTTTTCTGGAAGTCTCTGCAGAACACCCTTTTCTGGACGGTGGTGGTGGTTCCTGCCATCATCTTGATAAGCCTCCCCTTGGCCATTGTGCTGGATGCGGCCTGGCTCCGCTTCAAGTCGCTCTTCCGTACGATCTATTTTCTCCCTGTGGTAACCTCCATGGTGGCCGCGGCCTTTGTTTGGCGATGGCTCTTCGAGCCAACCTTTGGTGTAGTCAACTACTTCCTCGGACTTCTGGGTTTGCCCCGGCCAGGCTGGTTAGCTGACCCCGCTTGGGCCCTGCCAGCGGTTATGGTGGTGGGTGTGTGGAAGCAAATTGGTCAGGCGATGGTCCTTTTCCTGGCGGGCTTGCAAACCATACCCCGGGAGTATGTGGAAGCGGCGAAAATAGACGGGGCTTCTACCTGGCAGCTTTTCCGCCACATTACCTTACCCCTGCTTAACCCCACCTTGGTTTTCGTTAGCGTCATCCTGGTTATCAATGCCTTTCGGGTATTCACGATACCTTACGTGATGAGTTCCGGTGGATTACAGTTCCGGCCTCCCGGAGGTCCTTTGGACGCTACCCGTGTTTATGTGCTCCACATTTACGATCTTGGCTTCCGCCAATTTGATCTAGGGTATGCTTCCGCTAATGCCATGGTCCTCCTTTTCCTGATTGTTTTGGTCACCCTTCTACAGATGCGATTCCTAGAAAGGAGGGTACAGTTCTAG
- a CDS encoding carbohydrate ABC transporter permease: MELPNHPLVKLVVYGILILGSALMLLPFIWMVSAAFKPLDEVIRVPPTWLPERPTLDNFTQGFGQFPFWRYFFNSLVVSGIVVLGVLFTSTTAGYAFAKFSFPGRDFLFILFLASLMVPFQVRMIPLFLLTDRLGLVDTLAGVAYPWLFDAFGVFLMRQFIRTIPDELIEAARIDGASEPRIFFTVILPLVRPAVAALAIFTFVASWEEFLWPLIVSNSDRSRTLPVGLQVFNEQYGANIHWQMAVALVASLPMIFLFLFFQRQFIRGITLTGLKG; the protein is encoded by the coding sequence GTGGAGCTTCCTAACCATCCCCTGGTCAAACTGGTGGTCTACGGGATCCTGATCTTGGGCTCAGCCCTCATGCTGTTGCCCTTTATTTGGATGGTTTCCGCTGCCTTTAAGCCCCTCGACGAAGTGATCCGTGTGCCGCCTACCTGGCTTCCCGAGAGGCCTACCTTGGATAACTTCACCCAGGGTTTCGGGCAGTTCCCTTTCTGGAGATACTTCTTTAATAGTCTGGTTGTTTCGGGTATCGTGGTCTTGGGGGTATTGTTTACTAGTACTACTGCTGGCTATGCCTTTGCTAAGTTCTCCTTTCCTGGCAGGGATTTCCTCTTTATCCTCTTTCTGGCTAGCTTGATGGTGCCCTTCCAAGTGCGGATGATCCCTCTTTTTCTGCTTACAGACCGCCTAGGTTTGGTGGATACCCTGGCAGGGGTTGCCTATCCTTGGCTTTTCGATGCCTTCGGCGTTTTCCTGATGCGTCAATTTATTCGTACCATCCCTGACGAGCTGATCGAAGCTGCTCGTATAGACGGGGCCAGCGAGCCGAGAATCTTCTTCACCGTGATCCTGCCTCTGGTTCGTCCTGCCGTGGCTGCCTTAGCCATCTTTACCTTTGTAGCTTCCTGGGAAGAGTTCCTCTGGCCTTTGATCGTTTCCAACTCGGATCGCAGCCGCACCTTGCCCGTGGGCCTTCAGGTTTTCAATGAGCAGTACGGGGCTAACATACACTGGCAAATGGCCGTGGCTTTGGTGGCTTCCCTGCCCATGATTTTCCTCTTCCTCTTTTTCCAGCGCCAGTTCATACGTGGTATCACGCTGACCGGACTAAAGGGTTGA
- a CDS encoding ROK family protein has product MGFSKATLNAILKELLTLGLVREERGPGGGTGRPARQLSLNPEAAYGVAAVLEPGGLKGAWVDFQGEIRGYHRVALRERTFSEVLEGLDGLLQQVKSSVAYPDRLAALAVAVPGSVDQEGRIRLSVKMPILEGLALAAFLAERYDLPTYVENDAKLAALGEKWAGDATGYKNLAFLMVKEGVGAGIILNDRLQRGTRGLAGEVGYLLVESDGEVISLEEALVTSRLEVLNLSPDSQAEENSLNRYAFHLTQVIIALTAVADLEAIFLDIEPQEWLPTLLERVGKFLMKTPYALELRPSRLSGEAPLYGAIALALGQTFEASLLGLRNRR; this is encoded by the coding sequence ATGGGCTTTTCCAAAGCCACCCTAAACGCCATTCTCAAGGAACTTCTGACCCTGGGCCTAGTCCGGGAGGAGCGGGGTCCTGGAGGGGGCACAGGGCGTCCGGCTAGGCAGCTGAGTCTTAATCCGGAGGCCGCTTACGGGGTTGCAGCTGTTCTCGAGCCCGGGGGCCTCAAGGGAGCTTGGGTGGACTTTCAAGGGGAAATCCGGGGATACCACCGGGTTGCTCTGAGGGAGAGAACCTTCTCTGAGGTTCTGGAGGGCCTGGATGGTTTGCTTCAACAGGTGAAGTCTTCAGTGGCCTATCCGGACCGCCTTGCTGCTTTGGCGGTAGCAGTGCCAGGGAGCGTAGACCAAGAAGGGCGTATCCGCTTAAGCGTCAAGATGCCCATCTTGGAGGGCCTGGCTCTAGCTGCTTTCCTTGCCGAACGATATGATCTTCCCACTTATGTGGAGAATGATGCTAAGTTGGCCGCTTTGGGGGAAAAGTGGGCGGGAGATGCTACTGGGTATAAGAACCTTGCGTTTCTCATGGTGAAGGAAGGGGTGGGAGCGGGGATTATCTTGAATGACCGCTTGCAGCGAGGAACTAGGGGCCTAGCTGGGGAAGTGGGGTACCTTTTGGTGGAGTCGGATGGTGAGGTGATTTCTTTGGAAGAGGCTCTAGTAACGAGTAGATTGGAGGTTCTAAATTTAAGCCCCGATTCCCAAGCTGAGGAGAATTCTCTGAACCGATATGCTTTCCATCTAACCCAGGTGATCATTGCCCTTACCGCTGTGGCAGATCTGGAGGCTATCTTTCTGGATATAGAGCCCCAGGAGTGGCTTCCGACCCTTCTGGAAAGAGTGGGAAAATTTTTGATGAAAACCCCGTACGCCTTGGAACTCCGCCCCTCACGGCTTTCGGGGGAAGCTCCCCTCTATGGGGCCATCGCCCTTGCCTTAGGTCAGACCTTTGAAGCTAGCTTGCTAGGACTTCGAAACCGGAGGTGA
- a CDS encoding amidohydrolase family protein has translation MAETPLPVPVFDFHAHLPYAGEELWGRWGREFAQRYGEEKLRHWARKNQEAQRPWWRAWGFPFPEDPQPPPEEAARRYAEAAEREGLLGILFLTGGGNEALARALKPYPRLHGFAHHDPEDPEAPAELERAVRELGLRGYKVFAPAVTRPLDHPSLDPLWDACERLGLPVLIHFGPLGGGGGVAYAPNISPLALHGVAKGFPGVAFVVPHFGCGYVRELMHLMWAADNVYVDTSGNNEWRRYGWPEPSLKDLFRAFHEAFGPERILFGTDSSHFPRGWVRRYLEEQFRAAVEAGIPEEGLRQIFAGNALRLLRLEGA, from the coding sequence GTGGCCGAAACCCCCTTGCCCGTCCCGGTTTTTGACTTCCACGCCCACCTGCCCTACGCGGGGGAGGAGCTTTGGGGCCGGTGGGGAAGGGAGTTTGCCCAGCGCTACGGGGAGGAGAAGCTCCGTCACTGGGCCCGGAAGAACCAGGAGGCCCAGCGCCCGTGGTGGCGGGCCTGGGGTTTTCCCTTTCCCGAAGACCCCCAGCCCCCTCCCGAGGAGGCGGCCCGGCGCTACGCGGAGGCCGCGGAAAGGGAGGGGCTTTTGGGGATCCTCTTCCTCACCGGCGGGGGGAACGAGGCCCTGGCCCGGGCCCTGAAGCCCTATCCCCGCCTCCACGGCTTCGCCCACCACGACCCCGAGGATCCCGAGGCCCCGGCGGAGCTGGAGCGGGCGGTGCGGGAGCTGGGGCTTCGGGGCTACAAGGTCTTCGCCCCCGCCGTGACCCGCCCCCTGGACCACCCCTCCCTGGACCCCCTCTGGGACGCCTGCGAGCGGCTGGGCCTCCCCGTCCTCATCCACTTCGGCCCCCTGGGGGGCGGGGGCGGGGTCGCCTATGCGCCCAACATCAGCCCCCTGGCCCTGCACGGGGTGGCCAAGGGCTTCCCCGGGGTGGCCTTCGTGGTGCCCCACTTCGGCTGCGGCTACGTGCGGGAGCTCATGCACCTCATGTGGGCCGCGGACAACGTCTACGTGGACACCTCGGGCAACAACGAGTGGCGGCGCTACGGGTGGCCCGAGCCCAGCCTCAAGGACCTCTTCCGGGCCTTCCACGAGGCCTTCGGTCCCGAGCGCATCCTCTTCGGCACCGACAGCTCCCACTTCCCCCGGGGCTGGGTGCGCCGCTACCTCGAGGAGCAGTTCCGGGCCGCGGTGGAGGCGGGGATTCCTGAGGAGGGTCTCAGGCAGATCTTCGCCGGGAACGCCCTGAGGCTTCTCCGCCTGGAGGGGGCGTGA
- a CDS encoding glycoside hydrolase family 125 protein encodes MREALLTPAPVLEAPPRHRPTGSLLLHLEADPDRPLLRRAGVVRLAWDGLLDLVGDPLLGVEGEGWEGGILADWIPFWRGEGREAVLLAPPGVTGFALRVRGPGPLRVFGGPFGLLLRRFREEGVEARPRFAHDPWTGSHLLELRAHRTLLALAWQGEPAPLVRGWGPGLELEWPGGEATLYLALAREGDGARTAALHLRRVGWEGLLGATLRHLEGLVAGYGGPLPGVYRRHLLFAYHFAQGEALEGEPVALTSRSPHYYVSGAYWARDGLLWFFPALLLADRRRARTLLKALFLRHAPWPGEHAQYLSGPPLYPGFELDEAAAYPLALARYLEATGDLDLLPEVWEPLEGVLARIREERHPALPLYRTFLSPADDPVPYPYLFYGNALLAQALARLAPHLARLGGRWAGWAAELAGEAQAIREALRREGVRPRGRGGVFPFAFEPGGGALLGDEPAGSLLLLPHLGFCPPEDPWFRRTVRRILSPENPYHYRGRYPGEGSPHFPFPSGFALANRLLLGGRPAREALRVLREAPLDMGYAPESFDPDTGLARTGVGFASLAGFVAYALSTATPTAWARASGRR; translated from the coding sequence GTGAGGGAGGCCCTCCTCACCCCCGCCCCGGTCCTCGAGGCCCCGCCCCGCCACCGGCCCACGGGGAGCCTCCTCCTCCACCTGGAGGCGGACCCCGACCGGCCCCTTCTGCGGCGGGCGGGGGTGGTCCGCCTGGCCTGGGACGGGCTTTTGGACCTGGTGGGGGACCCCCTCCTGGGGGTGGAGGGGGAGGGCTGGGAGGGGGGGATCCTGGCGGACTGGATCCCCTTCTGGCGGGGGGAGGGCCGGGAGGCGGTCCTCCTCGCCCCCCCGGGGGTTACGGGCTTCGCCCTCCGGGTGCGGGGGCCCGGCCCTCTGCGGGTCTTTGGCGGCCCCTTCGGCCTCCTCCTGCGGCGCTTCCGGGAGGAGGGGGTGGAGGCCAGGCCCCGCTTCGCCCACGACCCCTGGACGGGGAGCCACCTCCTGGAGCTCCGCGCCCACCGCACCCTCCTGGCCCTGGCCTGGCAGGGGGAGCCCGCGCCCCTGGTGCGGGGGTGGGGCCCGGGCCTGGAGCTGGAGTGGCCCGGGGGGGAGGCCACCCTGTACCTGGCCCTGGCCCGGGAGGGGGACGGGGCCCGGACGGCCGCCCTGCACCTGCGGCGGGTGGGGTGGGAGGGGCTTCTCGGGGCCACCCTCCGCCACCTGGAGGGGCTGGTGGCCGGGTACGGGGGGCCTCTGCCCGGGGTCTACCGCCGCCACCTCCTCTTCGCCTACCACTTCGCCCAGGGGGAGGCCCTGGAGGGGGAGCCCGTGGCCCTCACCTCCAGGAGCCCCCACTACTACGTGAGCGGGGCCTACTGGGCCCGGGACGGCCTCCTCTGGTTCTTCCCCGCCCTGCTCCTCGCCGACCGGCGGAGGGCCAGGACCCTCCTCAAGGCCCTCTTCCTCCGCCACGCCCCCTGGCCCGGGGAGCACGCCCAGTACCTCTCCGGCCCCCCCCTCTACCCCGGGTTTGAGCTGGACGAGGCCGCCGCTTACCCCCTGGCCCTCGCCCGCTACCTGGAGGCCACGGGGGACCTGGACCTCCTCCCGGAGGTCTGGGAGCCCCTGGAGGGGGTTCTGGCCCGGATCCGGGAGGAGCGCCACCCGGCCCTTCCCCTCTACCGCACCTTCCTCTCCCCGGCGGACGACCCCGTGCCCTACCCCTACCTCTTCTACGGCAACGCCCTCCTGGCCCAGGCCCTGGCCCGCCTGGCCCCCCACTTGGCCCGGCTGGGGGGGAGGTGGGCGGGGTGGGCGGCGGAGCTGGCGGGGGAGGCCCAGGCCATCCGGGAGGCCCTCCGCCGGGAGGGGGTCAGGCCCCGGGGGAGGGGCGGGGTCTTCCCCTTCGCCTTCGAGCCCGGGGGCGGGGCCCTCCTGGGGGACGAGCCCGCGGGGAGCCTCCTCCTCCTGCCCCACCTGGGCTTCTGCCCCCCGGAGGACCCCTGGTTCCGCCGCACGGTGCGGCGCATCCTCTCCCCTGAGAACCCCTACCACTACCGGGGCCGCTACCCTGGGGAGGGCTCCCCCCACTTCCCCTTCCCCTCCGGCTTCGCCCTGGCCAACCGCCTCCTCCTGGGGGGGAGGCCGGCCCGGGAGGCCCTCCGCGTCCTCCGGGAGGCCCCCCTGGACATGGGCTATGCCCCCGAGTCCTTCGACCCGGACACGGGCCTGGCCCGCACCGGGGTGGGGTTCGCCTCCTTGGCGGGCTTTGTGGCCTACGCCCTTTCCACCGCCACCCCCACCGCCTGGGCCAGGGCCTCGGGCAGGAGGTAA